One window of the Eucalyptus grandis isolate ANBG69807.140 chromosome 8, ASM1654582v1, whole genome shotgun sequence genome contains the following:
- the LOC104416964 gene encoding glycosyl hydrolase 5 family protein: MRRRPSYLCFIALWALVASRHAEPVKAPWRLHTDSRWIVDKQGRRVKLACVNWASHLEPMVAEGLDKKPVDWISKQIASMGFNCVRLTWPLFMVTNDSLGSMSVAQSFRDLGLVDYIGGIRQNNPSLLDVSVLAAFRAVVTSLGDNNVMVILDNHISKPGWCCSNRDGNGFFGDQYFDPNLWIKGLTRMATMIRRIGNVVGMSLRNELRGPKENLRDWLRYMERGAEVVHSANPHVLVIASGLYYDTDLWFLGHIPMKVSFARKLVFELHWYASSSGTVWEDGNANERCKDATDKVMSKAGFILNQGMPLFVSEFGGELSGQNVNDDRYFNCFFGVAAKLDFDWALWTIVGSYYLRKGIVGMEETFGVLNKDFSGPRNASFLQRISALQAPFQGATSSSPTRRILFHPLTGLCIQRKREQEQLQLGACNESEAWTHTRHHTIRMRGTDLCMQADRLEKPVKLSTNCADHGSRWKTISESKMHFSSNIVGSNVTVCLDIDFSTKTVIASPCKCLREDATCNPASQWFELVNMTRPT, translated from the exons ATGAGACGACGTCCCTCCTACTTGTGTTTCATCGCCCTCTGGGCTCTAGTGGCCTCTCGACACGCCGAGCCCGTGAAGGCACCGTGGCGCCTACACACCGACTCAAGGTGGATCGTCGATAAGCAGGGGCGTCGGGTGAAGCTGGCGTGCGTCAACTGGGCGTCGCACCTCGAGCCCATGGTCGCGGAAGGGCTCGACAAGAAACCCGTTGACTGGATCTCGAAGCAGATTGCCTCGATGGGATTCAACTGCGTCAGGCTCACGTGGCCGCTCTTCATGGTCACCAACGACTCGCTGGGTTCGATGTCGGTGGCGCAATCGTTCCGGGATCTCGGGTTGGTTGATTATATCGGAGGCATTCGACAGAACAATCCGTCTCTTCTGGATGTTTCTGTTCTCGCTGCTTTCCGG GCGGTTGTTACAAGCCTTGGAGACAATAATGTAATGGTCATACTAGACAATCACATTAGCAAGCCCGGTTGGTGTTGCAGCAACCGTGACGGTAACGGGTTCTTTGGCGACCAGTACTTCGACCCGAACCTTTGGATCAAGGGCCTCACTCGGATGGCCACAATGATCCGCCGCATCGGTAACGTGGTCGGTATGAGCTTGAGGAACGAGCTCCGAGGTCCTAAAGAAAATCTGCGAGACTGGCTCAG GTACATGGAGAGAGGAGCCGAAGTGGTGCATTCGGCGAATCCGCACGTGCTCGTCATAGCCTCCGGCCTCTATTACGACACCGACCTATGGTTCCTTGGCCACATACCGATGAAGGTGAGCTTCGCCAGAAAGCTAGTTTTCGAGCTGCATTGGTACGCATCCTCGAGCGGGACAGTCTGGGAGGACGGCAACGCCAACGAGCGGTGCAAGGACGCGACAGACAAGGTGATGAGCAAGGCGGGGTTCATACTAAACCAGGGAATGCCGCTCTTCGTGAGCGAATTTGGAGGAGAACTGAGCGGACAAAACGTGAATGACGACCGGTACTTCAACTGCTTCTTCGGAGTCGCGGCCAAGCTCGACTTCGATTGGGCCTTGTGGACGATTGTGGGGAGCTACTACTTGAGAAAAGGGATCGTAGGGATGGAGGAGACGTTCGGGGTGCTGAACAAGGACTTCTCCGGGCCTCGAAATGCCAGCTTCTTGCAAAGGATCTCTGCCCTTCAAGCCCCTTTTCAAG GTGCAACTTCATCAAGTCCTACGCGCAGAATTCTTTTTCATCCGCTCACGGGTCTCTGCATCCAAAGGAAACGAGAGCAGGAACAGCTGCAACTGGGCGCATGCAACGAGTCCGAAGCTTGGACCCACACGCGCCACCACACGATCCGGATGAGAGGAACGGATTTGTGTATGCAAGCGGATCGGCTGGAGAAGCCGGTGAAGCTCAGCACAAATTGCGCGGACCACGGGTCTAGATGGAAGACCATTTCGGAGTCCAAAATGCATTTTTCATCCAACATCGTTGGCAGTAATGTCACCGTTTGCTTGGACATAGATTTTAGTACTAAGACCGTCATCGCGAGTCCTTGCAAATGCTTGAGAGAAGATGCTACCTGCAACCCGGCGAGCCAGTGGTTCGAGTTGGTAAACATGACGCGTCCAACGTAG
- the LOC104414120 gene encoding LOW QUALITY PROTEIN: protein JINGUBANG (The sequence of the model RefSeq protein was modified relative to this genomic sequence to represent the inferred CDS: inserted 2 bases in 1 codon), whose protein sequence is MKLRSWLATCSSSSRAATAADATVPLSLDRSSDGGTSSSSDSLGGATTSSSSSSSSSSSSRATSSSSSIESNLSLQTLPSVPSLQTLTTDSLHVSVSHNLLHALSPPCLLPVASLVLHGKLLYAACGHEIHVYDVSNASAGGEISHVDAFNVRASSSGSVKSVAFCGGRVFTAHQDSKIRVWQVGAVEGRHGLVATLPTVGDRLRRFMLPKNYVTVRRHRKQLWIEHADAVSALAASDGVVYSVSWDKTLKSWRGGGNSGSDLRCLESVRAHHDAVNAVVVAAGGTVYTGSADGRIRVWARQAGEERHSLVATLEKNKSAVNALALTGDGSMLFFSACDRSILVWEQEDSANHMAVTGALRGHTKAILCLTNVVVLLLRRSADRTVRIWRRGAEGKYCCLAVLEGXSVKSLASVSGSDGLVTVFSGSLDGEIRVWRVLVSSVDKGPVWIVLKLEIRGGK, encoded by the exons ATGAAGCTCCGGTCATGGCTCGCcacctgctcctcctcctcccgcgccgccaccgccgccgatGCCACCGTCCCGTTGTCCCTCGACCGGTCGTCTGACGGCGGCACCAGCTCCTCCTCCGACTCTCTCGGCGGCGCCACGACGTCgtcgtcctcgtcctcctcgtcgagctcgagctctcgcgcgaccagcagcagcagcagcatcgaATCCAACCTCTCCCTCCAAACGCTACCCTCCGTCCCTTCCCTCCAAACCCTAACCACCGACTCGCTCCACGTCTCCGTCTCTCACAACCTCCTCCacgccctctctcctccttgccTCCTCCCCGTCGCCTCCCTCGTCCTCCACGGCAAGCTCCTCTACGCTGCCTGCGGCCACGAGATCCACGTCTACGACGTCTCCAACGCCTCCGCCGGCGGCGAGATCTCCCACGTTGACGCTTTCAACGTCCGCGCCTCGTCCTCGGGCTCCGTCAAGTCGGTCGCCTTCTGCGGCGGCCGGGTCTTCACCGCGCACCAGGACTCGAAGATCCGCGTCTGGCAGGTGGGGGCGGTGGAGGGGCGGCACGGGCTGGTCGCGACCCTCCCCACCGTAGGCGACCGCCTCCGCCGCTTCATGCTCCCGAAGAACTACGTCACGGTGCGCCGCCACCGGAAGCAGCTCTGGATCGAGCACGCCGACGCCGTCTCCGCCCTCGCGGCGAGCGACGGCGTCGTCTACTCCGTCTCCTGGGACAAGACCCTCAAGTCATGGCGCGGCGGCGGCAACAGCGGCTCCGACCTCCGGTGCCTGGAGTCCGTCCGGGCCCACCACGACGCCGTCAACGCGGTGGTGGTGGCCGCCGGCGGGACGGTCTACACCGGGTCGGCGGACGGGAGGATCCGGGTCTGGGCGAGGCAGGCGGGCGAGGAGCGGCACTCGCTGGTGGCGACGCTGGAGAAGAACAAGTCAGCGGTCAACGCGCTCGCGTTGACCGGCGACGGGTCGATGCTGTTCTTCAGCGCGTGTGACCGCTCGATACTGGTGTGGGAGCAGGAGGACAGCGCCAACCACATGGCGGTGACGGGGGCCCTAAGGGGCCACACCAAGGCCATCCTCTGCTTGACCAACGTCGTTGTCCTGCTGCTGCGCAGGTCGGCAGACCGGACGGTGAGGATCTGGCGGCGGGGGGCGGAGGGCAAGTACTGCTGCTTGGCCGTGCTGGAGGG TTCTGTGAAGTCGCTGGCCTCCGTCTCCGGCAGTGACGGGCTCGTCACCGTGTTCAGCGGAAGCCTGGATGGAGAGATTCGTGTGTGGCGGGTCTTGGTTTCGAGCGTCGACAAAGGGCCGGTCTGGATCGTGTTGAAATTGGAAATTCGTGGGGGAAAATAA